One Amycolatopsis thermophila DNA segment encodes these proteins:
- a CDS encoding PQQ-dependent sugar dehydrogenase, with translation MHAALRRLLTAAAVTALPVLGLAVPASALEEDPALNWTNYEKITLTKTVGEPIDLAVLPDSRVLHTARSGELRLTDPKTGVTKVVNTIPVYQNSEMGLQTVTLDPGFAENHWVYLYYSPKLNTPAGSAPERLPAGADDSYWKQWEGYDVLSRFKWTGDALDLSTEQEIIRVTTNRGQCCHVAGDVDFDAQGNLYLSTGGNTPASGPNVNGYTPINDAPGYNPGLDERRGSGNTNDLRGKILRIHVNDDGSYTIPEGNLFAPGTPLTRPEIFVMGLRNPYRMTVDKATGAVMWGDYGPDAGTADPNRGPMGYVEWQTTTKAMNSGWPYCTADNTQPYRDFDFATLTPGPAFDCAAPVNDSRWNTGLRTLPPATPATLWYGDKDSDQPWPELTAFRSSGGQAPMGGPVYHYDANNPSPTKFPAYWDGKAFFGEFSQDYVAAFTLAGPDGPVTKLENFLPNKDLSTLGQPIWDNPMDLEFGPDGSLYVLEYGDGFFRQNPDAGLYRIDFAQGNKTPTARMTATPSSGQAPLTVSFDASTSSDPEGSALTYEWDFDGDGTFDATGVQASHTYTENGQVEARLRVTDDAGKHGLTSEQVTIGNTAPTVGLPAPANGGFFDWGDAIPYAVTVTDPEDGANPVCSRVAWAFGLGHNQHGHPVNSGTGCSGAVVTPADAGHGATENVFGVLNVTYTDNGANGVPAATGEAQAILNPKLMQGEHADASSGVTITDDTSASGLRSVTGFDAGDWLAYDPVNFTGITGVQTRAHGAGRLQLRWNAADAAPFATIDVPAGDGWQTVTTPLSGLPAGAGKLFVTSGGGVDVDAFTFQGAGVADKTPPAVTASLTPPAPTGANGWYTGNVTLAVSATDNGTVSSRQYSVNNGATWANAANPVTLSAEGTTTVLYRATDSGGNVSQPGSLTVKIDKTAPAVTVGGVSEGQNFGDSAVLTPVITATDATSGVAAVTATVDGQPAEPGKPLELWRLPLGAHRLAVTVTDQAGLTTTRTVAFTTGTSFGDVRTLVDRFRDAGLVTRTGAMQLHNALDQAQKHADAGRIDAARDALQNFAAVTTDPAKVRDRLVAEALRRDATALSESLKS, from the coding sequence ATGCATGCTGCCCTGAGACGGCTGCTCACCGCCGCGGCGGTGACAGCCCTGCCGGTGCTCGGCCTCGCCGTGCCGGCGTCGGCACTCGAGGAAGACCCCGCACTCAACTGGACCAACTACGAAAAGATCACGCTCACCAAGACCGTGGGCGAACCGATCGACCTGGCGGTGCTGCCGGACAGCCGCGTCCTGCACACCGCCCGCAGCGGCGAGCTGCGGCTGACCGACCCGAAGACCGGTGTGACGAAGGTCGTCAACACCATCCCCGTCTACCAGAACTCGGAGATGGGCCTGCAGACGGTGACGCTCGACCCGGGCTTCGCCGAGAACCACTGGGTCTACCTCTACTACTCCCCCAAGCTGAACACCCCGGCCGGCTCGGCGCCGGAGCGGCTTCCCGCCGGCGCTGACGACTCCTACTGGAAGCAGTGGGAGGGCTACGACGTCCTGAGCCGGTTCAAGTGGACCGGCGACGCGCTGGACCTGAGCACCGAGCAGGAGATCATCCGCGTCACCACCAACCGCGGCCAGTGCTGCCACGTCGCCGGTGACGTCGACTTCGACGCCCAGGGCAACCTGTACCTGTCCACCGGCGGCAACACCCCCGCCTCCGGCCCGAACGTCAACGGCTACACCCCGATCAACGACGCCCCCGGCTACAACCCCGGCCTCGACGAGCGGCGGGGCTCGGGCAACACCAACGACCTGCGCGGCAAGATCCTGCGCATCCACGTCAACGACGACGGCAGCTACACCATCCCCGAAGGCAACCTGTTCGCGCCGGGCACCCCGCTGACGCGGCCGGAGATCTTCGTGATGGGCCTGCGCAACCCCTACCGGATGACCGTCGACAAGGCCACCGGCGCGGTGATGTGGGGCGACTACGGCCCCGACGCCGGTACCGCGGATCCCAACCGCGGCCCGATGGGCTACGTCGAATGGCAGACCACGACGAAGGCGATGAACTCGGGCTGGCCGTACTGCACGGCCGACAACACCCAGCCCTACCGGGACTTCGACTTCGCCACCCTCACCCCGGGACCGGCGTTCGACTGCGCCGCCCCGGTCAACGACTCGCGCTGGAACACCGGCCTGCGCACGCTGCCGCCCGCCACCCCGGCCACCCTGTGGTACGGCGACAAGGACAGCGACCAGCCCTGGCCCGAGCTGACCGCGTTCCGCTCCAGCGGCGGTCAGGCCCCGATGGGCGGCCCGGTCTACCACTACGACGCGAACAACCCGTCGCCGACGAAGTTCCCGGCCTACTGGGACGGCAAGGCGTTCTTCGGCGAGTTCTCGCAGGACTACGTCGCCGCGTTCACCCTGGCCGGCCCGGACGGACCGGTGACGAAGCTGGAGAACTTCCTGCCCAACAAGGACCTGTCCACCTTGGGCCAGCCGATCTGGGACAACCCGATGGACCTGGAGTTCGGCCCGGACGGTTCGCTCTACGTGCTGGAGTACGGTGACGGCTTCTTCCGGCAGAACCCGGACGCCGGGCTGTACCGGATCGACTTCGCGCAGGGCAACAAGACGCCGACCGCGCGGATGACGGCGACCCCGTCCTCCGGGCAGGCGCCGCTGACGGTGTCCTTCGACGCCAGTACCTCCAGCGACCCCGAAGGGTCCGCGCTCACCTACGAGTGGGACTTCGATGGCGACGGCACGTTCGACGCCACCGGCGTCCAGGCCTCGCACACCTACACCGAAAACGGTCAGGTCGAGGCACGGCTGCGGGTCACCGACGACGCGGGCAAGCACGGGCTGACCTCGGAGCAGGTGACGATCGGCAACACCGCGCCGACCGTGGGGCTGCCCGCGCCGGCCAACGGCGGGTTCTTCGACTGGGGCGACGCGATCCCCTACGCGGTGACCGTGACCGACCCGGAAGACGGCGCGAACCCGGTGTGCAGCCGGGTGGCGTGGGCCTTCGGCCTGGGCCACAACCAGCACGGGCACCCCGTCAACAGCGGCACCGGCTGCAGCGGCGCGGTGGTCACCCCGGCCGACGCGGGCCACGGTGCGACGGAGAACGTCTTCGGCGTGCTCAACGTGACCTACACCGACAACGGCGCGAACGGCGTTCCCGCCGCGACCGGTGAGGCGCAGGCGATCCTGAACCCGAAGCTCATGCAGGGCGAGCACGCCGACGCCAGCAGCGGCGTGACCATCACCGACGACACGTCCGCGTCCGGGCTGCGTTCGGTCACCGGCTTCGACGCCGGCGACTGGCTCGCCTACGACCCGGTCAACTTCACCGGCATCACGGGCGTGCAGACCCGGGCGCACGGGGCGGGCCGGCTGCAGCTGCGGTGGAACGCCGCGGACGCCGCACCGTTCGCGACGATCGACGTGCCCGCCGGCGACGGCTGGCAGACGGTGACCACACCGTTGAGCGGCCTGCCCGCCGGTGCCGGGAAGCTGTTCGTCACCTCCGGCGGCGGGGTCGACGTCGACGCCTTCACCTTCCAGGGCGCCGGAGTCGCCGACAAGACACCGCCCGCGGTGACGGCGTCGCTGACGCCGCCGGCGCCGACCGGCGCGAACGGCTGGTACACCGGCAACGTCACGCTCGCCGTGTCGGCCACCGACAACGGCACCGTGTCCAGCCGGCAGTACTCGGTGAACAACGGCGCGACGTGGGCCAACGCGGCCAACCCGGTGACCCTGTCGGCCGAGGGCACCACCACGGTGCTGTACCGGGCGACCGACAGCGGCGGCAACGTGTCCCAGCCGGGCAGTCTGACGGTCAAGATCGACAAGACCGCGCCCGCGGTGACGGTCGGCGGCGTGAGCGAGGGGCAGAACTTCGGCGACTCCGCCGTCCTGACCCCCGTGATCACCGCGACCGACGCCACGTCCGGGGTCGCCGCGGTGACCGCGACGGTCGACGGGCAGCCGGCCGAACCGGGCAAGCCGCTGGAGCTGTGGCGGCTGCCGCTCGGGGCGCACCGGCTGGCGGTGACCGTCACCGACCAGGCCGGTCTCACCACGACCAGGACGGTGGCCTTCACGACCGGGACGTCGTTCGGTGACGTGCGGACGCTGGTCGACCGGTTCCGGGACGCCGGCCTGGTGACCAGGACGGGCGCGATGCAGCTGCACAACGCGCTCGACCAGGCCCAGAAGCACGCCGATGCGGGACGGATCGACGCCGCGCGGGACGCGCTGCAGAACTTCGCGGCGGTCACCACCGACCCGGCGAAGGTCCGGGACCGGCTCGTCGCGGAGGCCCTCCGTCGCGACGCCACCGCCCTGTCGGAGTCACTGAAGTCCTGA
- a CDS encoding CapA family protein codes for MRIRSVLAALAAVPLLASCSGSGGDPAGGGTSAAVTPRADSGFTVAATGDVLIHPALTDQATSDGGGTRDYRPLLAAIAPEISSADLGVCHLETPLAPADGPFEGYPEFSAPPEIAGALAATGYDDCSTASNHTLDQGVEGVNRTLDELDAAGIRHTGSARSRQEAATPLVLDVHGVKVGHVSATFGFNGKKPPAGKQWVSNTLDADAVLASARAARAAGAEVVIASLHWGTEFQHEPTASQRQIAQRLLGDPAVDLIIGHHAHVVQPIEKINGKWVAYGLGNSIAKHDEPRGTTEEGLIGRFHFTRSGTGWTVDHAEYVPTVIDLGPPIRLRTADDPALAPARAAQAVARTDGIVLSRGAGGQGLTRG; via the coding sequence ATGCGCATCCGCTCGGTTCTCGCGGCCCTCGCGGCGGTCCCGCTGCTCGCCTCCTGCTCCGGATCCGGCGGCGACCCGGCCGGCGGTGGCACGAGCGCCGCGGTCACGCCGCGGGCGGACAGCGGGTTCACCGTCGCCGCCACCGGGGACGTGCTGATCCACCCCGCGCTGACCGACCAGGCCACCTCCGACGGCGGCGGGACGCGCGACTACCGGCCGCTGCTGGCCGCGATCGCCCCCGAGATCAGCAGCGCCGACCTGGGTGTGTGCCACCTGGAGACGCCGCTCGCGCCGGCGGACGGCCCGTTCGAGGGCTACCCCGAGTTCAGCGCGCCGCCGGAGATCGCCGGCGCGCTGGCCGCCACCGGGTACGACGACTGCTCGACCGCCTCCAACCACACGCTCGACCAGGGCGTCGAGGGCGTGAACCGGACGCTCGACGAACTCGACGCGGCCGGCATCCGGCACACCGGCTCGGCGCGGAGCCGGCAGGAGGCGGCCACACCGCTGGTGCTGGACGTGCACGGGGTGAAGGTCGGGCACGTGTCCGCCACGTTCGGGTTCAACGGCAAGAAGCCACCCGCGGGCAAGCAGTGGGTGTCGAACACGCTCGACGCGGACGCGGTGCTGGCCTCGGCTCGCGCGGCGCGGGCCGCCGGGGCGGAGGTCGTGATCGCGAGCCTGCACTGGGGCACCGAGTTCCAGCACGAGCCGACCGCCTCCCAGCGCCAGATCGCGCAGCGCCTGCTGGGCGACCCGGCGGTGGACCTGATCATCGGGCACCACGCGCACGTCGTGCAGCCCATCGAGAAGATCAACGGCAAGTGGGTCGCCTACGGGCTGGGCAATTCGATCGCCAAGCACGACGAGCCGCGCGGCACCACCGAGGAAGGCCTGATCGGGCGGTTCCACTTCACCCGCTCGGGCACCGGGTGGACCGTCGACCACGCGGAGTACGTGCCGACGGTGATCGACCTGGGCCCGCCGATCCGGCTGCGCACCGCCGACGACCCGGCCCTGGCCCCGGCCCGCGCCGCCCAAGCGGTCGCGCGCACGGACGGGATCGTGCTCAGCCGGGGCGCCGGCGGGCAGGGCCTGACCCGCGGCTGA
- a CDS encoding VOC family protein — MYWGLEVVIVPVSDLDTAKAFYADQVGFAVDHDTDVGGGNRIVQLTPPGSGCSIVIGRGVVPDMTPGSLKGLQLVVPDVRAAHDELVSRGVEASEVQFAGPEGFRPARADDDLHNTGFVFFADPDGNSWAVQQINGR, encoded by the coding sequence ATGTACTGGGGCCTCGAAGTGGTGATCGTGCCGGTGTCCGACCTGGACACCGCCAAGGCGTTCTACGCGGACCAGGTGGGCTTCGCGGTCGACCACGACACCGACGTCGGTGGCGGCAACCGGATCGTCCAGCTGACCCCGCCCGGATCCGGCTGCTCGATCGTCATCGGCCGCGGCGTGGTCCCGGACATGACGCCCGGGTCGCTCAAGGGGCTGCAGCTCGTGGTGCCCGACGTCCGCGCCGCGCACGATGAACTGGTCTCGCGCGGGGTCGAGGCGAGCGAGGTGCAGTTCGCCGGCCCGGAGGGGTTCCGCCCCGCCCGGGCCGACGACGACCTGCACAACACGGGATTCGTCTTCTTCGCCGACCCGGACGGCAATTCCTGGGCGGTGCAGCAGATCAACGGCCGCTAG
- a CDS encoding SDR family NAD(P)-dependent oxidoreductase, producing MDLRLNGKRAIVTGGSRGIGFAVAAALTAEGADVAIVARDAEALDRARARIGGNTLAVPADATDDSAVRAAVERTVAGFGGVDILVNAAAQPADPTKPATLADLDDDDLRAEIETKVLGYLRFARAAAPHMIAGGWGRIVNISGLNARRTGSPFGSIRNVSVAALTKNLADELGPHGITVTVVHPGLTVTERTPGMVEGVARSHGVSAAEAETLLGRGSAIGRMVTAEEVADVVTFLASPRSVAITGDAIAAGGGMPGPIFY from the coding sequence ATGGATCTCCGGCTGAACGGGAAACGGGCCATCGTCACCGGCGGCAGCCGGGGCATCGGGTTCGCGGTCGCGGCGGCGCTCACCGCCGAGGGCGCCGACGTCGCGATCGTCGCGCGCGACGCCGAAGCGCTCGACCGCGCCCGCGCGCGGATCGGCGGCAACACCCTCGCCGTGCCGGCGGACGCGACCGACGACAGCGCCGTGCGCGCCGCGGTGGAGCGGACCGTCGCCGGATTCGGCGGGGTCGACATCCTCGTCAACGCCGCCGCGCAGCCCGCCGACCCGACGAAGCCGGCCACCCTGGCCGACCTGGACGACGACGACCTGCGCGCCGAGATCGAGACGAAGGTGCTCGGCTACCTGCGGTTCGCCCGCGCCGCCGCGCCGCACATGATCGCGGGTGGCTGGGGCCGCATCGTCAACATCTCCGGCCTCAACGCGCGCCGCACCGGCAGCCCGTTCGGGTCGATCCGCAACGTGAGCGTCGCCGCGCTGACCAAGAACCTCGCCGACGAACTCGGCCCGCACGGCATCACCGTCACGGTCGTCCACCCCGGGCTCACCGTCACCGAACGCACCCCGGGGATGGTGGAGGGCGTGGCACGCTCCCACGGCGTCAGCGCGGCCGAGGCGGAGACCCTCCTCGGCCGCGGCAGCGCGATCGGCCGGATGGTCACCGCCGAGGAGGTCGCCGACGTCGTCACCTTCCTCGCCTCACCGCGCAGCGTGGCCATCACCGGTGACGCGATCGCCGCCGGCGGCGGCATGCCGGGCCCGATCTTCTACTGA
- a CDS encoding alpha-amylase family protein — protein sequence MARWADHAIWWHVYPLGFTGAPREALPAGSEPQHRLARLEGWLDYAVELGCSGLLLGPVFAAETHGYDTVDHFRIDPRLGDDADFDRLVAAAHDRGLRIVLDGVFNHVARGFGHPEWFRREGGDHAVFEGHRHLVALDHDQPAVADYVARVMSHWLARGVSGWRLDAAYAVPPEFWARVLPGVRQRYPDAWFAGEVLHGDYAAYVARSGLDTVTQYELWKAIWSSLRDGNFFELSWALERHDELLGSFVPQTFAGNHDVTRLASQLPDERHLAHALAVLFTVGGVPSVYYGDEQAFRGVKEQRAGGDDEIRPEFPADATRLAPHGWPVYRLHQRLIGLRRRNAWLVRARTEVEHLTNRAMAFRSRDDEGNQVLTLLNTRDDPYSFPVGIDGLRVLDSSSPDGKAPWPTVPPHGWAILGQ from the coding sequence ATGGCGCGCTGGGCCGACCACGCGATCTGGTGGCACGTGTACCCGCTCGGCTTCACCGGCGCGCCGCGCGAAGCGCTCCCGGCGGGCAGTGAGCCGCAGCACCGGCTCGCCCGGCTGGAGGGGTGGCTCGACTACGCGGTTGAACTGGGCTGTTCGGGTCTGCTGCTGGGGCCGGTGTTCGCCGCCGAGACCCACGGGTACGACACGGTCGACCACTTCCGGATCGACCCCAGGCTGGGCGACGACGCCGATTTCGACCGGCTGGTGGCCGCCGCGCACGACCGCGGGCTGCGGATCGTGCTGGACGGTGTGTTCAATCACGTCGCCCGCGGCTTCGGCCATCCGGAGTGGTTCCGGCGCGAGGGCGGCGACCACGCGGTCTTCGAAGGCCACCGGCACCTCGTCGCGCTCGACCACGACCAGCCCGCCGTCGCGGACTACGTGGCCCGCGTGATGAGCCACTGGCTCGCCCGCGGCGTGTCCGGGTGGCGGCTGGACGCCGCGTACGCGGTGCCGCCGGAGTTCTGGGCGCGGGTCCTGCCGGGCGTGCGGCAGCGGTACCCGGATGCCTGGTTCGCCGGCGAGGTGCTGCACGGTGACTACGCGGCCTACGTCGCGCGCAGCGGGCTGGACACGGTCACCCAGTACGAGCTGTGGAAGGCGATCTGGAGTTCCCTGCGCGACGGCAACTTCTTCGAGCTGTCCTGGGCGCTCGAGCGGCACGACGAGCTGCTCGGCTCGTTCGTGCCGCAGACCTTCGCGGGCAACCACGACGTGACCCGGCTGGCCAGCCAGCTGCCCGACGAGCGGCACCTGGCGCACGCGCTGGCCGTGCTGTTCACCGTCGGCGGCGTGCCCAGCGTGTACTACGGCGACGAGCAGGCCTTCCGCGGTGTCAAGGAGCAGCGGGCCGGAGGAGACGACGAGATCCGGCCCGAGTTCCCCGCCGACGCCACCCGGCTCGCGCCGCACGGCTGGCCGGTGTACCGGCTGCACCAGCGGCTGATCGGCCTGCGGCGGCGCAACGCCTGGCTGGTGCGCGCCCGCACGGAGGTCGAGCACCTCACGAACCGGGCGATGGCGTTCCGCTCCCGCGACGACGAGGGCAACCAGGTCCTGACGCTGCTCAACACCCGCGACGACCCGTATTCATTCCCGGTGGGCATCGACGGGCTGCGGGTGCTGGACTCCTCGTCGCCGGACGGGAAGGCGCCGTGGCCGACCGTGCCGCCGCACGGGTGGGCGATCCTCGGTCAGTAG
- a CDS encoding 4-alpha-glucanotransferase, which translates to MDTDLAALAHAYGVATRYENAERREVEVEPDVVVAVLAQFGVDASGPDAVRRELAAIRERRATTVLPPTLVLREGTEHDAGGPAVLHLEDGTRREIGRTIPADLPLGWHRVETADAEITLAVVPHRLPEVPPAWGWMLQLYALRSAESWGAGDFADLAEFARRSAAELGAGVVLVNPVQAISPTHPVERSPYSPASRRYANPLYLRVTDTAEFARADDDLRARVLALRPDNPDLIDYDAIWNAKLGALDLLWPLHEPEPLDEAVRDFATFCALAERHGPDWREWPEPLRDPHGAAVAAARGELGDRIAFHGWLQQLCEDQLGRAREAARAMPVGIVHDLPVGVHPGGADTWALGEVFAAKVTVGAPPDTFSQQGQDWNLPPFRPDRLAELGYAPFRDVVRGVLRHADGIRVDHVAGLWRLWWIPPGEPPSRGTYVHYDAEAMLGILALEAHRAGAVVVGEDLGTVEAAVTKTLHERGVLSSAVLWFQRDYDAPGHPFVPPPDWDRDAMASITTHDLPTAAGWLAGEHVRVRAELGLLHEPPEQEHATAAAERADLLAFAAARGIPVDDPVAALHALLASAASRLLLTTPADVVGERRQPNLPGTIDEYPNWRIPLPVTVESFFADARLRHFVSALRAARPLTRRSA; encoded by the coding sequence GTGGACACCGACCTCGCCGCTCTCGCGCACGCCTACGGCGTGGCCACCCGGTACGAAAACGCCGAGCGCCGCGAGGTCGAGGTGGAGCCGGACGTCGTCGTCGCCGTGCTCGCGCAGTTCGGCGTGGACGCGTCCGGGCCGGACGCGGTCCGCCGCGAACTGGCCGCGATCCGCGAGCGGCGGGCAACCACGGTGCTGCCCCCGACCCTCGTGCTGCGAGAAGGTACCGAACACGACGCGGGCGGCCCGGCTGTCCTGCATTTGGAGGACGGCACCCGCCGGGAGATCGGACGGACGATTCCCGCCGATCTGCCGCTGGGCTGGCACCGGGTGGAGACCGCGGACGCCGAGATCACCCTCGCCGTCGTGCCGCACCGCCTGCCCGAGGTGCCGCCGGCCTGGGGCTGGATGCTGCAGTTGTACGCGCTGCGCTCGGCGGAGTCCTGGGGTGCCGGCGACTTCGCCGACCTCGCGGAGTTCGCGCGCCGGTCGGCCGCGGAGCTGGGCGCCGGCGTGGTGCTGGTCAACCCGGTGCAGGCGATCAGCCCGACCCACCCGGTCGAGCGCTCGCCCTACTCCCCCGCCAGCCGCCGCTACGCCAACCCGCTCTACCTCCGGGTCACCGACACGGCCGAGTTCGCCCGCGCGGACGATGACCTGCGCGCCCGGGTGCTCGCCCTGCGCCCGGACAACCCGGACCTGATCGACTACGACGCGATCTGGAACGCCAAGCTCGGCGCGCTGGACCTGCTGTGGCCCCTGCACGAGCCGGAGCCGCTGGACGAGGCCGTGCGCGACTTCGCGACCTTCTGCGCGCTGGCCGAGCGGCACGGGCCGGACTGGCGCGAGTGGCCGGAACCGCTGCGCGATCCGCACGGCGCCGCGGTCGCCGCCGCCCGCGGCGAACTCGGCGACCGGATCGCCTTCCACGGCTGGCTCCAGCAGTTGTGCGAGGACCAGCTGGGCCGGGCCCGGGAGGCGGCGCGGGCGATGCCGGTCGGGATCGTGCACGACCTGCCGGTGGGGGTGCACCCGGGCGGCGCCGACACCTGGGCGCTGGGCGAGGTGTTCGCGGCGAAGGTGACGGTCGGCGCGCCGCCGGACACCTTCAGTCAGCAGGGCCAGGACTGGAACCTGCCGCCGTTCCGCCCGGACCGGCTCGCCGAGCTGGGCTACGCGCCGTTCCGCGACGTCGTCCGCGGGGTCCTGCGGCACGCCGACGGCATCCGCGTCGACCACGTGGCCGGGCTGTGGCGGTTGTGGTGGATCCCGCCAGGCGAGCCGCCGTCGCGCGGCACGTACGTGCACTACGACGCCGAGGCGATGCTCGGCATCCTCGCGCTGGAGGCGCACCGCGCGGGCGCGGTCGTGGTGGGCGAGGACCTGGGCACGGTCGAGGCGGCGGTGACCAAGACGCTGCACGAGCGCGGCGTGCTCAGCTCCGCCGTGCTGTGGTTCCAGCGCGACTACGACGCGCCCGGTCACCCGTTCGTGCCGCCGCCGGACTGGGACCGCGACGCGATGGCGAGCATCACCACGCACGACCTGCCGACGGCCGCCGGCTGGCTCGCGGGCGAGCACGTGCGCGTGCGCGCCGAACTGGGCCTTCTCCACGAGCCGCCGGAGCAGGAGCACGCCACGGCCGCGGCCGAGCGCGCGGACCTGCTGGCGTTCGCCGCGGCGCGGGGCATCCCCGTCGACGACCCGGTCGCGGCGCTGCACGCGCTGCTGGCGTCCGCCGCGTCGCGCCTGCTGCTGACCACACCGGCCGACGTCGTCGGCGAACGGCGCCAGCCCAACCTGCCCGGCACCATCGACGAGTACCCGAACTGGCGGATTCCCTTGCCCGTCACCGTGGAATCGTTTTTCGCGGACGCACGACTGCGCCACTTCGTGAGCGCATTGCGCGCCGCGCGCCCGCTGACCCGGCGAAGCGCGTGA
- the glgX gene encoding glycogen debranching protein GlgX: MPPWPGMPYPLGATYDGVGTNFALFSEVAEYVELCLVNPDGTEERHRLTEVDGFVHHGYLLGVGPGQRYGYRVHGPYDPSRGLRCNPNKLLIDPYAKAIAGHVDWDESLFAYPFGSPDERNDTDSAAHVPHSVVVNPFFDWGDDRPPRTPYNESVIYEAHVRGLTMTHPEVPPRLRGTYAGLAHPAVIDHLTKLGVTAIELMPVHQFITDHGLSEKGLRNYWGYNTIGFFAPHEGYAALPEQAGQVQEFKGMVKTLHEAGIEVILDVVYNHTAEGNHLGPTLSMRGIDNQAYYRLVEDEPQYYMDYTGTGNSLNVRNPHTLQLIMDSLRYWVTEMHVDGFRFDLAATLAREFYDVDRLSTFFDLVQQDPTVSRVKLIAEPWDVGPGGYQVGNFPPLWTEWNGQFRDTVRDFWRGEPATLGEFASRITGSSDLYQDDGRRPYASINFVTAHDGFTLQDLVSYNSKHNEANGEDGRDGADDNRSWNCGVEGPTDKTEVLELRARQRRNMLATLLLSQGVPMLLHGDEMGRTQQGNNNVYCQDNEISWMDWSLAKTNADQVSFAAALAAFRKKHPVFRRRRFFAGKPIGKGEELRDIAWFTPSGEEMKEQNWDDGFGKSIVAFLNGEGINDLDPRGIKVVDDSFLMAFNAHYEDIELTLPNADYGAGWAVVVDTEAGTVAEEPGEPVPAGGTLNLPARSLVVLQRVDA, from the coding sequence GTGCCGCCCTGGCCCGGAATGCCCTACCCGCTCGGCGCCACCTACGACGGTGTGGGCACCAACTTCGCCCTCTTCTCGGAGGTCGCGGAGTACGTCGAGCTGTGCCTGGTGAACCCCGACGGCACCGAGGAACGGCACCGCCTGACCGAGGTCGACGGTTTCGTCCACCACGGTTACCTGCTCGGTGTCGGTCCCGGTCAGCGCTACGGCTACCGCGTGCACGGGCCCTACGACCCGTCGCGCGGCCTGCGCTGCAACCCGAACAAACTGCTGATCGACCCCTACGCCAAGGCGATCGCGGGTCACGTCGACTGGGACGAGTCGCTGTTCGCCTACCCGTTCGGTTCGCCGGACGAGCGCAACGACACCGACTCCGCCGCGCACGTGCCGCACTCGGTGGTGGTCAACCCGTTCTTCGACTGGGGTGACGACCGCCCGCCGCGCACGCCGTACAACGAGTCGGTGATCTACGAGGCGCACGTCCGCGGCCTCACCATGACCCACCCCGAGGTGCCGCCCCGGCTGCGCGGCACCTACGCGGGGCTGGCGCACCCGGCGGTCATCGACCACCTCACGAAACTCGGCGTCACGGCGATCGAGCTGATGCCGGTGCACCAGTTCATCACCGACCACGGGCTGTCCGAAAAGGGCCTGCGCAACTACTGGGGCTACAACACCATCGGGTTCTTCGCGCCGCACGAGGGCTACGCGGCGCTGCCCGAGCAGGCCGGCCAGGTGCAGGAGTTCAAGGGCATGGTCAAGACCCTGCACGAGGCCGGCATCGAGGTGATCCTCGACGTGGTCTACAACCACACCGCCGAGGGCAACCACCTCGGTCCGACGCTGTCCATGCGCGGCATCGACAACCAGGCCTACTACCGGCTGGTGGAGGACGAGCCGCAGTACTACATGGACTACACCGGCACCGGCAACTCGCTGAACGTGCGCAACCCGCACACACTGCAGCTGATCATGGACTCGCTGCGGTACTGGGTCACCGAGATGCACGTGGACGGGTTCCGCTTCGACCTGGCCGCCACACTCGCCCGCGAGTTCTACGACGTCGACCGGCTGTCCACGTTCTTCGACCTGGTGCAGCAGGACCCGACCGTCAGCCGGGTCAAGCTGATCGCCGAGCCGTGGGACGTCGGGCCCGGCGGCTACCAGGTGGGCAACTTCCCGCCACTGTGGACGGAGTGGAACGGCCAGTTCCGCGACACCGTGCGGGACTTCTGGCGCGGCGAGCCGGCCACGCTGGGCGAGTTCGCCTCGCGCATCACCGGCTCCTCGGACCTCTACCAGGACGACGGCCGCCGCCCGTACGCCTCGATCAACTTCGTCACCGCGCACGACGGCTTCACGTTGCAGGACCTGGTGTCCTACAACAGCAAGCACAACGAGGCCAACGGCGAGGACGGCCGCGACGGCGCCGACGACAACCGGTCGTGGAACTGCGGTGTCGAGGGTCCCACCGACAAGACCGAGGTGCTCGAGCTGCGAGCCCGCCAGCGCCGCAACATGCTCGCCACGCTGCTGCTGTCGCAGGGCGTGCCGATGCTGCTGCACGGTGACGAGATGGGCCGCACCCAGCAGGGCAACAACAACGTCTACTGCCAGGACAACGAGATCTCCTGGATGGACTGGTCGCTGGCCAAGACCAACGCCGACCAGGTCTCCTTCGCCGCGGCGCTGGCCGCGTTCCGCAAGAAGCACCCGGTGTTCCGGCGCCGCCGCTTCTTCGCGGGCAAGCCCATCGGCAAGGGCGAGGAGCTGCGCGACATCGCCTGGTTCACGCCCTCCGGCGAGGAGATGAAGGAACAGAACTGGGACGACGGCTTCGGCAAGTCGATCGTGGCGTTCCTCAACGGCGAGGGCATCAACGACCTCGACCCGCGCGGCATCAAGGTGGTCGACGACTCGTTCCTGATGGCGTTCAACGCGCACTACGAGGACATCGAGCTGACGCTGCCGAACGCCGACTACGGCGCGGGCTGGGCCGTCGTGGTGGACACCGAAGCGGGCACGGTCGCCGAGGAGCCCGGCGAGCCGGTCCCGGCGGGCGGGACGCTGAACCTGCCCGCGCGGTCCCTGGTCGTGCTGCAGCGAGTCGACGCATGA